One genomic region from Leifsonia poae encodes:
- a CDS encoding single-stranded DNA-binding protein — MNDSLSTRGFVATAPNHIVTAEGLPITTFRLASTRRKYNRETQTWENGETNWFTVTAFRQLAINVAGCIVKGDPVMVSGRLSVREWQNDDRSGIVVEIDADAVGHDLGWGTAAFSRTIKRVSADGVADSPRDQPEDAGGERGERTDAASGADQPEKWSAPPVSDDSPGLAA; from the coding sequence ATGAACGATTCCCTGTCCACTCGAGGTTTTGTGGCGACGGCACCGAACCACATCGTCACAGCCGAAGGGCTGCCGATCACGACGTTCCGTCTTGCCTCCACCCGCCGCAAATACAACCGCGAAACGCAGACGTGGGAGAACGGGGAGACGAACTGGTTCACCGTCACGGCCTTCCGGCAGCTGGCCATCAACGTAGCCGGATGCATCGTCAAAGGCGATCCGGTGATGGTGTCGGGTCGGCTCAGCGTGCGCGAATGGCAGAACGATGACCGGTCCGGCATCGTGGTCGAGATCGACGCGGATGCGGTGGGTCACGACCTCGGTTGGGGCACCGCCGCATTCAGCCGCACGATCAAGCGGGTATCCGCCGACGGGGTTGCCGACTCGCCGAGGGATCAGCCGGAAGATGCCGGCGGCGAGCGCGGCGAGCGCACCGATGCTGCCAGCGGTGCGGATCAGCCCGAGAAGTGGTCCGCTCCGCCCGTCTCCGACGATTCCCCAGGCCTGGCCGCCTAA
- a CDS encoding MFS transporter produces the protein MPVLSTRPPWRETFVSLRVPNYRRFAASNLVANTAVWMQRIAMDWLVLQLSGSVAAVGITVFMQFTPMLVFGLYGGVIADRYSKQKLLIATQSSAAVLAAILAVLTLTGATQVWHVYLISFGLGLVTVIDNPARQVFVNELVGPKYLRNAISLNSSIFQLGGLIGPAVGGILITAVGGGWSFAINAVACLAVVGALCSLKRSQLHASPAAPRGKGQLIEGMRYVRSKPVIFWTVVMVAVLAVFAFNMPVFLAAYANNVFDVGAQGYGLFNALVAAGALVGALASTRRTSIRLSLVVGTAAVLGVIQALAGFAPSELVFGLLLVGIGVANLLFVTAANSLVQMSSNLQIRGRVISLYILVLLGGQALGGPLMGWVVEMFGPHIAMMVSGIVPTIAAIVIALLIARSASLRLRVSLRGRRPSVTIVNRAGKTGARL, from the coding sequence ATGCCGGTCCTCAGCACCCGACCGCCGTGGCGGGAGACGTTCGTCTCCCTCCGCGTGCCGAACTACCGCCGCTTCGCGGCCTCCAACCTCGTCGCCAACACGGCCGTCTGGATGCAGCGCATCGCGATGGACTGGCTCGTGCTGCAACTCTCCGGCAGCGTCGCCGCGGTCGGCATCACGGTCTTCATGCAGTTCACGCCGATGCTCGTGTTCGGGCTCTACGGCGGCGTGATCGCCGATCGGTACTCGAAGCAGAAACTGCTGATCGCCACGCAGTCCTCCGCCGCGGTCCTCGCGGCCATCCTCGCGGTGCTCACCCTCACCGGTGCGACCCAAGTGTGGCACGTCTACCTGATCTCCTTCGGCCTCGGCCTCGTCACGGTGATCGACAACCCGGCGCGACAGGTTTTCGTGAACGAGCTCGTGGGGCCCAAGTATCTGCGTAACGCGATCAGCCTCAACTCGTCCATCTTCCAGCTCGGCGGCCTCATCGGCCCCGCGGTCGGCGGCATCCTGATCACCGCTGTCGGCGGCGGTTGGTCATTCGCCATCAACGCGGTCGCCTGCCTGGCCGTCGTGGGCGCGCTCTGCTCGCTCAAGCGATCACAACTCCACGCCTCCCCCGCCGCCCCACGCGGCAAAGGCCAGCTGATCGAAGGGATGCGCTACGTGCGCAGCAAGCCCGTCATCTTCTGGACAGTGGTCATGGTGGCCGTGCTCGCCGTCTTCGCGTTCAACATGCCGGTGTTCCTGGCCGCGTACGCCAACAATGTCTTCGATGTCGGAGCCCAAGGCTACGGGCTGTTCAACGCCCTGGTCGCGGCGGGTGCCCTGGTCGGCGCCCTCGCCTCCACCCGTCGCACCAGCATCCGGCTCAGCCTGGTGGTCGGAACGGCGGCCGTTCTCGGCGTCATCCAGGCCCTCGCCGGGTTCGCGCCGTCGGAGCTCGTCTTCGGCCTCCTGCTCGTCGGCATCGGCGTCGCCAACCTGCTCTTCGTCACCGCCGCCAACTCCCTGGTGCAGATGTCGTCCAACCTGCAGATCCGCGGCCGGGTCATCTCGCTGTACATCCTCGTGCTGCTCGGCGGCCAAGCCCTCGGCGGCCCTCTCATGGGATGGGTGGTCGAAATGTTCGGCCCGCACATCGCGATGATGGTCTCCGGAATCGTCCCGACGATCGCCGCCATCGTGATCGCACTGCTCATCGCTCGCAGCGCCAGCCTCCGGCTCCGCGTGAGCCTGCGGGGCCGCCGACCGAGCGTGACGATCGTCAACCGGGCGGGCAAGACGGGCGCCCGGCTGTGA
- a CDS encoding YdeI/OmpD-associated family protein, with the protein MPSYRNPGPIEFDAVLQRGDAENSQAYVIFPQDVRETFGTAGRIPVLATFDDEEYRGSLVTYGGGDHLILVLKSIRERLGKDEGDTVRVTISLDTTPRVVELADDARTALEESGALDAFRAMSYSHQREYERWIEEVKRPETRARRISKTIEKVNAGQRLR; encoded by the coding sequence ATGCCCAGCTATCGAAATCCCGGACCGATCGAATTCGATGCGGTCCTCCAGCGGGGCGACGCGGAGAACTCCCAGGCCTACGTGATCTTCCCCCAAGATGTGCGCGAAACCTTCGGAACCGCCGGCCGCATCCCCGTGCTCGCCACCTTCGACGACGAAGAATACCGTGGGTCACTGGTGACCTACGGCGGCGGAGATCACCTCATCCTCGTGCTCAAAAGCATCCGCGAACGCCTCGGAAAAGACGAGGGAGACACCGTTCGGGTGACCATCTCCCTCGACACCACACCCCGAGTGGTAGAACTCGCCGACGACGCCCGCACTGCCCTCGAAGAGAGCGGTGCCTTGGATGCGTTCCGTGCCATGAGCTACAGCCACCAGCGCGAGTACGAGCGCTGGATCGAAGAAGTGAAACGCCCCGAAACCCGCGCCAGACGCATCTCGAAGACGATCGAGAAGGTCAACGCGGGCCAGCGCCTCCGGTGA
- a CDS encoding DMT family transporter, translating into MVLAVVLALGSSLVYGVSDFFGAVAARRLRVLPSTTLVYALATVAVGAILLGAGGSWTGATVLSGSLAGVFALVGMVSFYAALAAGPMTLLAPVIALLEAVVPISAALVLGVRLSGWAWVAIGIAVIGTALISIERSEGRHSINARAAGFAVVSGVALGLSVVALDAAPTGSGFVPAFLETAVGLLVLLVAIGIVGLRRSEGVVLRGGTGRRRAWIAAAGAGALLGVANALLIAALHTGNLAAVGVLVSLYPLSTIVLARILLKERITPVQSTGIVLALSASVLLGIV; encoded by the coding sequence GTGGTACTCGCCGTCGTTCTCGCGCTCGGTTCGAGCCTCGTCTACGGGGTCTCGGACTTCTTCGGCGCGGTTGCCGCCCGGCGGTTACGCGTGCTCCCGTCGACGACACTGGTCTACGCCCTGGCGACCGTCGCCGTGGGCGCGATCCTGCTGGGGGCCGGCGGGAGCTGGACCGGCGCGACCGTGCTGAGCGGCTCACTCGCCGGAGTTTTCGCCCTGGTCGGAATGGTGTCGTTCTATGCCGCCCTCGCCGCGGGGCCGATGACTCTGCTCGCGCCGGTGATCGCCCTGCTCGAGGCCGTCGTCCCGATCAGTGCCGCGCTCGTACTGGGTGTGCGGCTGTCCGGGTGGGCATGGGTGGCGATCGGCATCGCCGTCATCGGAACCGCCCTCATCTCGATCGAACGCAGCGAAGGGCGGCACTCGATCAACGCGCGTGCGGCCGGCTTCGCCGTCGTCTCCGGGGTCGCGCTCGGTCTCTCCGTCGTCGCTCTCGACGCTGCGCCGACGGGCTCCGGGTTCGTGCCGGCCTTCCTCGAGACCGCGGTCGGGCTCCTCGTACTCCTCGTTGCGATCGGTATTGTCGGGCTTCGCCGCTCGGAGGGTGTTGTCCTCCGGGGCGGAACCGGTCGTCGTCGGGCCTGGATCGCCGCGGCCGGCGCCGGAGCCCTCCTCGGTGTCGCGAACGCTCTGCTGATCGCCGCCCTCCACACCGGCAATCTGGCAGCCGTCGGTGTGCTCGTGAGCCTCTACCCGCTGTCGACGATCGTGCTGGCGCGGATCCTGCTGAAGGAGCGCATCACCCCGGTGCAGTCGACCGGAATCGTCCTTGCGCTCTCGGCATCCGTGCTGCTCGGGATCGTCTAG
- a CDS encoding cation:proton antiporter, giving the protein MDPTIGSIVLVPLLAVVASLFADAIGRVAKIPLVVFEILLGLLLGPSILGWIPKSDALDFLANFGLAFLFFMAGNEIDFASIKGRPVRRASLGWLLSLVVGVLVGVLLAPDAISGVYIGIALTSTALGTLMPVLRDAGELRTPFGLAVTAVGAVGEFGPLLAISLFLSGRRPLSAALVLVAFAVIAGAAVWFASRGGHERFHRLVRATLHTSGQFAVRFVVLIIAALVGLSLALSLDMLLGAFAAGVICRVLLSGASKPDAELVEGKLEAVAFGVLVPIFFINTGVGFDLPALLGDPHALLLLPIFVVLLLIVRGIPGSFAAPRGSTFGDRSALTLFSATGLPIIVAVTAIGVDDGDLQKGTATALVGAGMLSVLLFPVIALTLRKRSADGGIRPPDPDRVPTVG; this is encoded by the coding sequence ATGGATCCCACGATCGGCAGCATTGTCCTCGTCCCCCTGCTGGCCGTCGTCGCCTCGCTGTTCGCGGATGCGATCGGCCGGGTCGCGAAGATCCCGCTCGTGGTGTTCGAGATCCTGCTCGGGCTGCTGCTCGGCCCGAGCATCCTCGGCTGGATCCCCAAATCGGACGCCCTCGACTTCCTCGCGAACTTCGGCCTCGCCTTCTTGTTCTTCATGGCCGGGAACGAGATCGACTTCGCGTCGATCAAGGGTCGCCCGGTTCGGCGCGCCTCCCTCGGCTGGCTCCTCTCGCTCGTCGTGGGTGTGCTCGTGGGCGTCCTGTTGGCGCCCGACGCGATCTCGGGTGTCTACATCGGCATCGCACTGACATCGACCGCTCTCGGAACGCTCATGCCGGTGCTCCGGGATGCCGGTGAACTACGCACGCCGTTCGGGCTCGCCGTGACGGCGGTCGGGGCCGTCGGCGAGTTCGGCCCTCTGCTGGCGATCTCCCTCTTCCTCAGCGGACGACGCCCGCTCTCTGCGGCGCTCGTGCTCGTGGCCTTCGCTGTGATCGCCGGCGCCGCGGTTTGGTTCGCCTCGCGCGGCGGCCACGAACGGTTCCACCGCCTGGTGCGCGCCACCCTTCACACCAGCGGGCAGTTCGCGGTCCGGTTCGTCGTGCTCATCATCGCCGCACTCGTCGGCCTGAGTCTCGCGCTCAGTCTCGACATGCTGCTCGGCGCCTTCGCCGCCGGAGTGATCTGCCGTGTGCTGCTCTCGGGCGCGAGCAAGCCGGACGCCGAACTCGTGGAGGGCAAGCTCGAGGCGGTGGCGTTCGGCGTTCTGGTTCCGATCTTCTTCATCAACACCGGCGTCGGCTTCGACCTCCCGGCTCTGCTGGGCGACCCGCACGCCCTGCTGCTTCTGCCGATCTTCGTCGTGCTGCTCCTGATCGTGCGGGGGATCCCGGGTTCGTTCGCGGCGCCACGCGGCTCGACTTTCGGCGACCGGAGCGCTCTCACCCTCTTCAGCGCCACCGGTCTGCCGATCATCGTCGCCGTGACCGCCATCGGCGTCGACGACGGCGATCTCCAGAAGGGCACGGCGACGGCCCTCGTCGGCGCCGGGATGCTGTCGGTGCTGCTGTTCCCTGTGATCGCCCTCACCCTGCGGAAGCGGTCGGCCGACGGCGGTATCCGTCCGCCCGACCCGGACCGCGTGCCGACCGTCGGCTGA
- a CDS encoding aldo/keto reductase, which produces MTYVAAENRYESMLYNRSGRNGLKLPALSLGLWHNFGDERGIETQRAIVRRAFDLGVTHFDLANNYGPPAGTAETNFGRILREDLAPYRDEIVVSSKAGYGMWPGPYGEWGSRKTMLSSLDQSLGRLGLDYVDIFYSHRPDPETPIAETMGALATAVNQGKALYVGISNYDPQQTIAAAAALAEHRVPLLIHQPRYSMFDRHIEDGLFPVLDQLGAGSIVFSPLAQGMLTDRYLDGSVPDGSRAATSHFLNAQQLSPIYLERARALNEIAKNRGQSLAQLALSWVLRQPTVTSALIGASSVAQLEQNVAALDAPALTADELTAIEPHAVHGTEHLEER; this is translated from the coding sequence ATGACATATGTTGCCGCGGAGAACCGCTACGAATCGATGCTCTACAACCGCAGCGGCCGCAACGGACTGAAGCTGCCGGCGCTCTCACTCGGCCTCTGGCACAACTTCGGCGACGAACGCGGTATCGAGACCCAGCGTGCGATCGTGCGCCGCGCCTTCGACCTCGGAGTGACGCACTTCGACCTCGCCAACAACTATGGACCGCCCGCCGGCACCGCGGAGACCAATTTCGGCCGCATCCTGCGCGAGGACCTCGCACCGTACCGCGACGAGATCGTCGTCTCGAGCAAGGCTGGCTATGGAATGTGGCCCGGGCCGTACGGCGAGTGGGGCTCGCGGAAGACCATGCTCTCGTCGCTCGATCAGAGCCTCGGCCGCCTGGGCCTTGACTACGTCGACATCTTCTACTCCCACCGTCCCGACCCCGAGACGCCGATCGCAGAGACCATGGGAGCCCTCGCCACGGCCGTGAACCAGGGCAAAGCGCTCTACGTCGGCATCTCCAACTACGACCCTCAGCAGACGATCGCCGCGGCCGCCGCACTCGCCGAGCACAGAGTGCCATTGCTCATCCACCAGCCCCGCTATTCGATGTTCGACCGGCACATCGAAGACGGTCTGTTCCCCGTGCTCGACCAGCTCGGAGCGGGAAGTATCGTCTTCTCGCCGCTCGCGCAGGGGATGCTCACCGACCGCTACCTCGACGGTTCGGTTCCCGACGGCTCCCGTGCGGCGACAAGCCACTTCCTCAACGCCCAGCAGTTGAGCCCGATCTACCTGGAGCGGGCCCGCGCTCTCAACGAGATCGCCAAGAACCGTGGTCAGTCGCTGGCGCAATTGGCGCTCAGCTGGGTTCTGCGCCAGCCGACCGTGACGAGCGCCCTCATCGGGGCATCGAGCGTCGCGCAGCTGGAGCAGAACGTGGCCGCCCTCGATGCGCCGGCGCTCACTGCTGACGAGCTCACCGCGATCGAGCCGCACGCCGTACACGGCACCGAGCACCTCGAAGAGAGGTAA
- a CDS encoding LysR substrate-binding domain-containing protein translates to MFDPVLLRTFLAVAETRSFTKAASRLGISQPTVSQHVRRLEQAAKRQLIARDTRDVRLTDNGDAMAGFARSILASHAEAERYFSGSAMRGRLRFGAADDLAITTLPRILRHFRQQHPQINLELTVDQSGPLHRRLQAGNLDLIFIKENPGTTDGTVVATDALVWVGQEKTIVDPDEPIPLIVYQGPSVSRQITIDALEAAGRTWRITCNTREVNGVLAAVRAGIGVAVFPRSLIPSDLVKVSNRFGLPELGGVDFTLLSNPAAPREPVEALTAAILGRALTRIP, encoded by the coding sequence ATGTTCGATCCGGTCCTGCTCCGCACGTTCCTGGCCGTGGCCGAAACCCGGAGCTTCACCAAGGCCGCGTCACGCTTGGGGATCAGCCAACCGACGGTGAGCCAGCATGTCCGGCGGCTGGAGCAAGCGGCCAAACGCCAGCTCATCGCCCGCGACACCCGCGATGTGCGCCTCACCGACAACGGGGATGCGATGGCAGGGTTCGCCCGCAGCATCCTGGCCTCCCACGCGGAGGCCGAGCGCTACTTCAGCGGCTCCGCGATGCGGGGCCGCCTCCGGTTCGGCGCGGCGGACGATCTGGCCATCACGACGCTGCCGCGCATCCTGAGGCATTTCCGACAGCAACACCCGCAGATCAACCTGGAACTGACGGTGGATCAATCCGGTCCGCTGCACCGGCGACTGCAGGCGGGGAACCTCGACCTGATCTTCATCAAGGAGAACCCGGGCACCACCGACGGCACGGTGGTCGCGACGGATGCGCTGGTCTGGGTGGGTCAGGAGAAGACGATCGTCGATCCCGACGAGCCGATCCCGCTGATCGTCTACCAGGGCCCCAGTGTGAGCCGGCAGATCACCATCGACGCATTGGAGGCGGCCGGACGCACCTGGCGAATCACCTGCAACACCCGCGAGGTCAACGGGGTGCTTGCAGCCGTCCGTGCGGGGATCGGGGTCGCCGTGTTCCCACGTTCGCTGATCCCCTCTGACCTGGTGAAGGTCAGCAACCGGTTCGGGTTGCCCGAACTCGGCGGCGTCGACTTCACGCTGCTGTCGAACCCGGCCGCCCCGCGGGAGCCGGTGGAGGCGCTGACGGCGGCGATTCTCGGTCGCGCGCTCACCCGTATCCCGTAG
- the nadE gene encoding ammonia-dependent NAD(+) synthetase translates to MRALQARIIDELHVTSRIDPAAEIEKRVDFLVRYLKETGAAGFVLGISGGQDSSLAGRLSQLAVERLAEQGVDAEFIAVRLPYSVQHDEDDAQLALSFIRPQRTVTFNIQRGVDGFEDEYRDAIGDDMTDFTKGNVKARARMVAQYAIAGQRRLLVVGTDHAAEAITGFFTKYGDGGTDVLPLTGLTKRQGRALLEQLDAPSRLYTKAPTADLLDHNPGQTDEDNLGLSYANIDAYLEGEDVAAEVASALESRYLATEHKRRVPASMFDSWWHVRGDYSE, encoded by the coding sequence ATGCGTGCTCTCCAGGCCAGAATCATCGACGAACTCCACGTCACCTCCCGCATCGATCCCGCCGCAGAGATCGAGAAGCGGGTCGACTTCCTCGTGCGCTACCTGAAGGAGACGGGGGCGGCGGGCTTTGTGCTCGGGATCAGCGGCGGGCAGGATTCCTCGCTGGCGGGCCGCCTCAGCCAGTTGGCGGTCGAACGTCTCGCCGAGCAGGGAGTCGACGCCGAGTTCATCGCCGTTCGGCTGCCGTACTCAGTGCAGCACGACGAAGACGACGCGCAGCTGGCGCTGTCGTTCATCCGTCCGCAGCGCACCGTGACATTCAACATCCAGCGGGGCGTGGACGGCTTCGAAGACGAGTATCGTGACGCGATCGGCGACGACATGACCGATTTCACGAAAGGCAATGTCAAGGCTCGTGCGAGGATGGTGGCGCAATACGCGATCGCGGGTCAGCGTCGCCTGCTCGTGGTCGGCACGGATCACGCCGCCGAGGCGATCACCGGCTTCTTCACCAAATACGGCGATGGCGGCACCGACGTGCTGCCGCTGACCGGCCTCACCAAACGGCAGGGCCGTGCGCTGCTCGAGCAGTTGGATGCGCCGTCGCGCCTGTACACGAAAGCCCCCACCGCGGATCTGCTCGACCACAATCCCGGTCAGACCGACGAAGACAATCTTGGCCTCAGCTACGCGAACATCGACGCCTACCTCGAAGGGGAGGATGTGGCCGCCGAGGTGGCTTCGGCTCTCGAATCCCGTTACCTCGCGACGGAGCACAAGCGGCGGGTGCCGGCCAGCATGTTCGATAGCTGGTGGCACGTGCGTGGCGACTATTCGGAGTGA
- a CDS encoding DUF6993 domain-containing protein: protein MPQLPPTSSVRRARARFGVTSATIGIAVALSLSGCVGGSGPAPTVTTTVTPSPTGTAPAIVELKPDGTAQENLAFFDKTNRATLAAKPTAQGRDFIDALVAAGFKKPDMQVTADTTTIGLKANSIQFSVRMGKSCLIGQNGADAGGYNSQVTPVLGTGRCLIGSTRTIDW from the coding sequence ATGCCGCAGCTGCCCCCCACATCGTCGGTCCGGCGTGCTCGCGCCCGCTTCGGCGTCACCTCCGCCACGATCGGTATCGCCGTCGCGCTCTCGCTGAGCGGCTGCGTCGGCGGGAGCGGACCGGCTCCGACGGTGACCACGACCGTGACGCCGAGCCCCACCGGAACGGCCCCCGCGATCGTCGAGCTGAAGCCCGACGGAACGGCGCAGGAGAACCTCGCGTTCTTCGACAAGACCAACCGTGCCACGCTCGCGGCGAAGCCGACGGCCCAGGGCCGCGACTTCATCGACGCCCTCGTCGCCGCCGGGTTCAAGAAGCCCGATATGCAGGTCACGGCCGACACGACGACGATCGGTCTGAAGGCCAACTCGATCCAGTTCTCGGTGCGCATGGGAAAGAGCTGTCTCATCGGCCAGAACGGCGCCGACGCCGGGGGTTACAACAGCCAGGTCACTCCCGTGCTCGGAACCGGCAGGTGCCTCATCGGCTCAACGCGCACCATCGATTGGTGA